A window from Pseudomonas alloputida encodes these proteins:
- the ribBA gene encoding bifunctional 3,4-dihydroxy-2-butanone-4-phosphate synthase/GTP cyclohydrolase II: MPFNTIEEIIEDVRQGKPVLLVDDEDRENEGDLLLAAELCTPEMINFMAREARGLICLTLTEEHCTRLELKQMVPNNGTVFSTAFTMSIEAAQGVTTGISAADRAHTVLTAVRPGAKASDLVQPGHIFPVQARDGGVLTRAGHTEAGCDLARLAGLTPASVIVEVMNDDGSMARRADLEQFAQKHGIKIGTIADLIHYRLATERTVVRIGERELPTVHGNFRLVTYEDVVEGGVHMALVMGKPSGDEPVLVRVHVIDPLCDLVGADCSTPSSWTLWSALEKVAAEGEGVVVVLATHESSQELLERVPQLSKPNRKSQRAHSRTYAELGTGAQILQDLGVRKLRNMGSPAKFLGLAGFDLEVVEVLAGEVEA, from the coding sequence ATGCCATTCAACACAATCGAAGAAATCATTGAGGATGTTCGCCAGGGCAAGCCCGTGCTTTTGGTGGACGACGAAGACCGTGAAAATGAAGGTGATCTGCTGCTCGCGGCGGAGCTGTGCACGCCGGAGATGATCAATTTCATGGCCAGGGAGGCGCGCGGATTGATCTGCCTTACCCTGACTGAAGAGCATTGCACTCGGCTGGAGCTCAAGCAAATGGTGCCGAACAACGGGACGGTGTTCTCCACCGCTTTCACCATGTCGATCGAAGCCGCACAGGGCGTGACGACAGGGATTTCAGCGGCAGACCGTGCTCATACGGTACTAACGGCAGTGCGGCCCGGAGCGAAGGCCAGCGACTTGGTACAGCCTGGCCACATCTTTCCCGTCCAGGCTCGGGATGGTGGTGTACTGACCCGGGCGGGTCACACCGAAGCTGGGTGCGACCTTGCGCGCCTCGCAGGGCTGACTCCCGCATCGGTTATCGTGGAGGTAATGAATGATGACGGGAGCATGGCCCGACGCGCAGACCTGGAGCAGTTTGCTCAGAAGCACGGCATCAAAATTGGGACGATTGCTGATCTCATCCACTATCGATTGGCGACCGAACGTACCGTGGTTCGTATCGGTGAGCGTGAGCTGCCCACGGTTCACGGTAACTTCCGCCTAGTCACCTACGAAGATGTTGTCGAGGGTGGTGTTCACATGGCATTGGTCATGGGTAAGCCGTCTGGCGATGAGCCCGTGCTGGTCAGGGTGCATGTCATTGATCCTCTCTGCGACCTTGTGGGCGCAGATTGCTCTACACCGAGCAGTTGGACGCTCTGGAGTGCGCTAGAGAAAGTAGCCGCTGAAGGAGAGGGTGTAGTGGTGGTCTTGGCCACCCATGAGTCGTCTCAGGAACTACTGGAGCGTGTTCCTCAGCTTTCAAAGCCCAACCGCAAATCTCAGCGCGCCCATTCCCGCACCTATGCCGAGTTGGGCACAGGCGCTCAAATCCTCCAGGATCTGGGCGTACGAAAGCTCAGGAACATGGGGTCTCCAGCCAAGTTCCTCGGGCTGGCTGGGTTTGACTTGGAAGTCGTCGAGGTACTGGCGGGTGAGGTGGAAGCCTAG
- a CDS encoding aldehyde dehydrogenase family protein — MNLPLDPLKHLSPTVQAFLKQPMKLMIDNQFVDACEGKVFQTFDPATSQLIANVSEAGIADVEVAVASANRALVGPWAKMLPKDREAVIHRLAALIEKHGDDLAQIESLDSGKPAAQIRAVDVELAIGALRYNAGWPTKLHGQTIPVSAPDMHVYTRREPLGVIAAIVPWNFPLCQACFKLAPALAAGCTVVLKPAEQTPLSALFLAKLAIEAGLPPGVLNVLPGFGKIAGQALVEHPGVAKIAFTGSEAVGKHIVRTAASDLKHVSMELGGKNPNVIFADADLDKAAATAAMAIFFYSGQVCAAGSRLMVERKVYERVLETVMAETAKLKLGHGLAPDTALGPLISADQFARVSGFVERAKAEGVECVMGGNKAGGALSDGHFLEPTILVNASDSREVVVDEIFGPVLVIQTFETIDELTTRANNTGFGLSAGVWTRDVGKAHQVAGALQAGTVWINTYGNFDCAAPWGGYKQSGYGRDNGAEGIEKFLQTKTVWTNCN; from the coding sequence ATGAATTTACCACTGGATCCTTTGAAGCACCTGAGCCCTACCGTTCAGGCGTTTCTCAAGCAACCCATGAAGCTGATGATCGACAACCAGTTCGTGGATGCTTGTGAAGGGAAGGTTTTCCAGACCTTCGACCCTGCGACCAGTCAGCTCATAGCAAATGTTTCTGAAGCGGGTATCGCAGACGTCGAAGTTGCTGTTGCTTCCGCTAATCGTGCACTTGTAGGCCCGTGGGCAAAGATGCTGCCTAAAGACCGCGAAGCGGTCATCCATAGGCTTGCAGCCCTCATCGAGAAACATGGCGACGATCTGGCCCAGATCGAGAGCCTGGACAGCGGCAAGCCTGCCGCCCAGATTCGAGCCGTGGACGTCGAGCTAGCTATCGGCGCGCTTCGATACAATGCGGGCTGGCCAACCAAGCTCCACGGCCAGACTATTCCCGTCAGTGCACCCGATATGCATGTCTATACCCGACGCGAACCGCTGGGTGTAATTGCTGCCATCGTGCCGTGGAACTTCCCCCTGTGCCAAGCCTGCTTCAAGCTGGCTCCGGCGCTCGCTGCAGGTTGCACTGTCGTACTGAAGCCTGCCGAGCAAACCCCGTTGTCGGCACTATTCCTCGCGAAGCTTGCCATCGAAGCCGGCCTCCCTCCGGGTGTGCTCAACGTGCTTCCTGGCTTCGGCAAAATCGCAGGCCAGGCTCTTGTCGAACACCCTGGCGTTGCGAAGATCGCGTTCACCGGCTCTGAAGCGGTGGGTAAGCATATCGTCAGAACTGCCGCCAGTGACCTCAAGCATGTCTCGATGGAACTGGGTGGGAAGAACCCGAACGTGATCTTCGCCGATGCTGACCTCGACAAGGCGGCGGCTACGGCAGCAATGGCAATCTTCTTCTACTCCGGTCAAGTCTGCGCAGCGGGCTCTCGCTTGATGGTGGAGCGCAAAGTTTACGAGCGCGTACTCGAAACGGTGATGGCAGAAACCGCCAAGCTCAAGCTTGGGCATGGTTTGGCTCCCGACACTGCCTTGGGGCCGCTGATTTCCGCCGATCAATTTGCACGGGTTAGCGGATTCGTTGAGCGCGCTAAGGCCGAAGGCGTCGAATGCGTGATGGGTGGTAACAAGGCAGGAGGCGCGCTTTCTGACGGCCACTTCCTGGAGCCGACGATTCTGGTGAATGCTTCGGATAGCCGTGAGGTAGTAGTTGACGAAATCTTTGGGCCGGTGCTGGTCATCCAGACGTTCGAGACCATTGATGAACTCACCACCCGGGCCAACAATACCGGCTTTGGTCTCTCTGCTGGGGTCTGGACAAGAGACGTGGGCAAGGCCCACCAGGTCGCTGGAGCACTGCAGGCTGGTACCGTCTGGATCAACACCTACGGCAACTTCGACTGTGCCGCACCTTGGGGTGGATACAAACAGTCTGGCTATGGTCGCGATAACGGAGCTGAAGGCATCGAGAAATTCCTTCAGACCAAGACCGTTTGGACGAACTGCAACTGA
- a CDS encoding EthD family reductase, giving the protein MKRVVVVYELPSNPAEFERHYRDVHIPLVKKMPNLVALEASISGSTSAPQEWHTVAIMTFRNQAELDESLASPEGIAAVEDVSRFATGGCRIFTCEFESF; this is encoded by the coding sequence ATGAAGCGGGTCGTCGTGGTCTACGAATTGCCGTCAAACCCAGCTGAGTTTGAGCGCCACTACCGAGACGTTCACATTCCACTCGTGAAGAAAATGCCAAACCTCGTCGCCCTCGAAGCCAGTATCAGTGGCTCGACCAGCGCGCCACAGGAGTGGCACACCGTCGCGATTATGACCTTCCGCAACCAGGCTGAACTCGATGAGTCCTTGGCATCTCCTGAGGGAATTGCGGCGGTTGAGGATGTCTCTCGCTTCGCCACGGGCGGCTGCAGGATCTTCACCTGCGAATTCGAAAGCTTCTAA
- a CDS encoding CobW family GTP-binding protein gives MKIPVTVLTGYLGAGKTTLLRKMLADPRGRRYAVIVNEFAELGIDSELIESRDEQVIQLSNGCLCCSVRGDLLSSLEALLEKGGFDALIIETTGLANPAPIAQTFMLDDDLNDELVLDAVVCVVDGAHIQGYWKRHPEIVQQLAFADVVLLNKIEQLCDDDAESVDALLRKLSPSAKQFRTSHCAVDVGSLSGFSAYSLKDLEITGADHRFPVLLHRHDQHVVSVSLTTDKEVVPDRFMGFIQALQREYGEDLLRYKGVLALTHEPRRFVFQGVQAMADGDVQRRWHDDEPRTSKLVFIGRNLDSDALRSSFEACLQ, from the coding sequence ATGAAAATTCCGGTCACGGTACTGACGGGCTATCTGGGAGCGGGCAAGACCACCTTGTTGAGGAAGATGCTTGCGGATCCCAGGGGGAGGCGTTACGCCGTTATCGTCAACGAGTTCGCTGAGCTTGGGATCGACTCCGAATTAATCGAGAGCAGGGACGAGCAGGTCATCCAATTGAGCAATGGTTGTTTGTGTTGCTCAGTGAGGGGGGATCTCTTGTCGAGCCTGGAAGCCCTGCTCGAAAAGGGTGGCTTCGATGCGTTGATCATCGAGACAACGGGCCTCGCGAATCCTGCGCCGATTGCACAAACCTTCATGCTTGACGATGACCTGAACGATGAGCTGGTGCTTGACGCGGTGGTCTGTGTAGTCGATGGCGCCCACATCCAAGGCTACTGGAAACGCCATCCGGAAATCGTCCAGCAGCTTGCCTTCGCTGACGTCGTGCTACTGAACAAGATTGAGCAGCTTTGTGATGACGACGCTGAATCCGTTGATGCCCTGCTTCGCAAACTCAGTCCTTCAGCCAAGCAGTTTAGAACGAGCCATTGCGCGGTCGACGTGGGATCACTGTCTGGCTTCAGCGCATACAGCTTGAAGGATCTGGAAATCACAGGTGCTGACCACCGGTTTCCTGTGCTGCTGCATCGTCACGATCAGCATGTCGTGAGCGTGTCTCTGACCACTGACAAGGAGGTGGTGCCAGACCGATTCATGGGGTTCATACAGGCCTTGCAGCGCGAGTACGGAGAGGATCTGTTGCGATACAAGGGGGTTCTAGCGCTGACCCACGAGCCTCGCAGGTTTGTGTTCCAAGGCGTGCAGGCGATGGCTGACGGCGACGTTCAGCGGCGCTGGCATGACGATGAGCCACGCACCAGCAAACTCGTCTTCATTGGTCGAAACCTTGATTCCGACGCCTTGCGCAGCTCTTTCGAAGCCTGCCTGCAGTAG
- a CDS encoding amidohydrolase encodes MSPDADSQAEGVIIRGDRIVRLIRRDEVDQFRTENTVVTDLGNRTLMPGFVDVHAHAEVVCRTTFNTIDCRAPECSSIADVCSLFAKARDERAPGEWIVGQGNLFFDRKLKEGRLPSKAELDAVSTEHPIAIRAGGHITVLNSKALEVAGIDRDYVAPEFSVTGLPIVERDDNGDPTGVVKEMDTLLPFPGCDRATLKSALKEGLFDYFTRFGVTTIGEISETVEGIQCMDEMACEGTLPVAMRVYIWAPGTMELDDACNWRSKFELKASEHMIRMQGIKLFADGGFSAKSAAVSCPYLGLNGQCGEIAFPKYFFRRAYEQSQKSGLQLAVHANGDRAQEWLCELVQSMGGASSGRTRMRIEHAGNFMPRQKTMEAWATAGIIPVPQPVFIYTFGEYFPDYLGDTGRIGRFPFKDLIAQGWRLSGSSDVWIGSEREATNPLFSVWCCVKRETYSGNYIDPEQAVTLEQALRMHTLDAAATMGEDDIRGSITPGKLADIIALDQDPFEVPVDDLRKIKVEYVLTQGRTALNLTC; translated from the coding sequence ATGAGCCCAGATGCTGACTCGCAGGCTGAAGGGGTAATCATCAGAGGTGACAGGATCGTGAGGCTGATTCGCCGTGATGAGGTCGATCAGTTCCGCACTGAGAACACTGTCGTCACAGACCTTGGGAATCGCACCCTCATGCCCGGGTTCGTAGATGTCCATGCTCATGCGGAAGTCGTGTGCAGGACGACTTTCAACACCATCGATTGCCGTGCGCCGGAGTGCTCCTCAATCGCTGACGTCTGCAGCTTGTTTGCGAAAGCACGAGACGAGCGTGCTCCAGGCGAATGGATCGTTGGCCAAGGCAACCTGTTCTTTGATCGCAAACTCAAAGAAGGCCGTTTACCGAGCAAAGCCGAATTAGATGCCGTCAGTACTGAGCACCCCATCGCTATACGCGCCGGGGGGCATATTACCGTACTCAACAGCAAGGCTTTGGAAGTCGCTGGCATCGACAGAGATTATGTGGCGCCCGAGTTCAGCGTCACCGGCCTTCCTATCGTCGAGCGCGACGACAATGGCGACCCTACAGGGGTAGTCAAGGAAATGGATACGTTACTCCCCTTCCCTGGCTGCGATCGTGCAACCCTCAAGAGCGCACTCAAGGAAGGTCTGTTCGATTACTTCACCCGGTTCGGCGTAACAACAATTGGAGAGATCTCTGAGACCGTCGAGGGCATCCAGTGCATGGATGAGATGGCCTGTGAGGGAACACTGCCCGTGGCGATGCGCGTCTATATCTGGGCTCCGGGCACCATGGAGCTCGATGATGCCTGTAACTGGCGGAGCAAATTCGAGCTAAAAGCATCCGAGCACATGATCCGCATGCAAGGCATTAAGCTCTTCGCAGACGGCGGATTTTCGGCCAAAAGCGCTGCTGTCAGCTGCCCATACCTTGGGCTGAATGGCCAATGTGGCGAGATCGCATTTCCTAAGTACTTTTTCCGTCGTGCCTACGAGCAGTCCCAAAAGAGTGGGCTACAGCTGGCAGTCCACGCGAACGGTGATCGAGCTCAGGAGTGGCTGTGTGAATTAGTCCAGTCCATGGGTGGCGCCAGCAGCGGTCGCACACGCATGCGGATTGAGCACGCAGGCAACTTCATGCCTAGGCAGAAAACTATGGAGGCCTGGGCAACAGCCGGCATCATCCCGGTACCCCAGCCGGTGTTCATCTACACCTTCGGGGAGTACTTCCCTGATTACCTCGGTGATACCGGTCGCATTGGACGTTTCCCGTTCAAAGACCTGATTGCTCAAGGATGGCGACTGTCGGGTAGCTCTGATGTGTGGATCGGCTCGGAGCGAGAGGCTACAAACCCCCTCTTCAGTGTCTGGTGCTGCGTAAAGCGGGAGACCTACTCCGGTAACTACATCGATCCAGAGCAAGCAGTCACGCTGGAACAGGCCCTTCGCATGCATACCCTTGATGCCGCTGCGACCATGGGCGAAGACGATATCAGAGGAAGTATCACTCCAGGCAAACTTGCCGACATTATCGCGCTTGACCAAGATCCGTTTGAAGTTCCCGTAGATGATCTTAGAAAAATAAAAGTGGAATACGTACTCACACAAGGACGTACGGCTCTTAACCTTACCTGTTAA
- a CDS encoding Lrp/AsnC family transcriptional regulator yields MNTADLNEAPVITRLQPKGQGPLSEQLLSATDREIIAHLQEDGRRPFVAIARELDISERTVRNRVHQLLEQNVIQIVALTDPASLGYQAGALVGITLDLSCSAPEVSEALIEIADVDYVVTTTGRFSIVVEIICTDMARMQHVLFKEVAVLHGVKGIEVFPYYSVFYQRAQFFGRPPAAQPHGVVSKEMDDVDKKIVRELSHDGRAPLKNIAVALGISESQVRGRLNVLVESGLLNIMAITSPMNLEDRALAWTAITVRPGVRVKDVAERLRAIEKVSYITICAGRFDLFVEVVCPSRHALFELIDDQLRMVEGIERIESFPYIDLLYKRLGSDKI; encoded by the coding sequence ATGAATACTGCCGATCTGAACGAAGCGCCCGTCATCACACGACTTCAGCCTAAAGGACAAGGCCCGCTTTCAGAGCAGCTGTTGTCCGCCACTGATCGAGAAATCATTGCCCATCTACAGGAGGATGGTCGACGCCCATTTGTCGCCATCGCCCGCGAGTTGGACATCTCAGAGCGCACTGTCCGCAACCGTGTGCATCAGTTGCTGGAGCAGAACGTAATCCAAATCGTTGCGCTGACGGATCCGGCGTCTCTAGGGTATCAAGCAGGTGCATTGGTTGGCATCACTCTGGATCTCTCCTGCTCGGCACCAGAGGTGTCTGAGGCATTGATTGAGATCGCAGATGTCGATTACGTCGTCACGACAACGGGGCGTTTCTCCATCGTTGTTGAGATTATCTGCACCGACATGGCACGCATGCAGCATGTCCTCTTCAAGGAAGTGGCAGTACTGCACGGCGTTAAGGGCATTGAGGTTTTCCCTTACTACAGCGTCTTCTACCAGCGCGCACAATTCTTCGGGCGTCCGCCGGCAGCTCAGCCTCATGGGGTAGTGAGCAAGGAAATGGACGATGTCGACAAGAAGATTGTGCGCGAACTTAGCCACGATGGCCGAGCGCCTTTGAAGAATATCGCTGTAGCCCTGGGCATTTCGGAGTCTCAGGTCAGGGGCCGGCTAAATGTTCTGGTTGAGTCTGGGCTGCTCAATATCATGGCGATCACCAGCCCAATGAACCTTGAAGATCGAGCCCTCGCATGGACGGCTATCACCGTGCGACCTGGCGTTCGGGTCAAGGATGTTGCTGAGCGCTTGCGTGCGATCGAAAAAGTCTCCTACATCACCATCTGTGCGGGCCGATTCGATTTGTTCGTTGAAGTGGTCTGTCCCTCCAGGCATGCCCTGTTCGAGCTCATCGACGATCAATTGCGAATGGTGGAGGGCATCGAGCGGATCGAAAGCTTCCCCTACATCGACCTCCTGTATAAGCGACTAGGCTCCGACAAAATCTGA
- a CDS encoding LLM class flavin-dependent oxidoreductase — protein MKISLLQEGETMQGVSVAQRYQEMIAEACLADKLGFYAWGTSEQHFNPPKFTVSAPEVLYAAIAAQTKDIKLRTMCAVMLQWNHPILVAERTSTLDIVSNGRAEIATARSNNLVTLEAFGVDPSTTRAQWEDGMEVLIKAFADETLQHNGPIWNIPPRTVVPRPLQTPHPPIYVSASSVQTHSNAGERGIGVLSFENYFGFDYLQECIDAYRSGLATHKSSVPRRTEQAGLYVATAFCDTTRARAVDIARDVTTSYFKFIIDLYAPLGKKGSYEYLDGRMLRLLEHEGDMDFLISETPSVMVGDPDDFIKRIRQLQQMGIDEILLRIDGIPHEDIMRSIELIGREVMPAINGGAK, from the coding sequence ATGAAGATCAGCCTGTTGCAAGAAGGCGAAACCATGCAAGGCGTGAGCGTTGCTCAGCGTTATCAGGAAATGATCGCTGAGGCATGCCTGGCCGATAAGCTTGGTTTCTATGCCTGGGGCACCTCAGAGCAGCACTTCAACCCACCAAAATTCACGGTGTCGGCGCCTGAAGTGCTGTACGCCGCCATTGCAGCCCAGACCAAAGACATCAAGCTGCGCACCATGTGCGCAGTAATGCTCCAGTGGAACCATCCAATTCTGGTGGCTGAGCGCACTTCTACGCTGGATATTGTCTCGAACGGCAGGGCCGAGATCGCCACCGCGCGTTCCAACAACCTGGTCACGCTGGAAGCTTTCGGCGTTGATCCGAGCACCACGCGTGCGCAGTGGGAAGACGGTATGGAAGTCCTCATCAAGGCCTTTGCTGATGAGACGCTCCAGCACAATGGGCCGATCTGGAACATTCCGCCGCGCACCGTTGTTCCTCGCCCACTGCAGACCCCGCACCCTCCGATTTACGTTTCGGCATCGAGCGTCCAGACGCACAGCAACGCAGGTGAGCGTGGCATTGGCGTGTTGAGCTTCGAAAACTACTTCGGGTTCGATTACCTGCAAGAGTGCATCGACGCCTACCGTTCCGGCCTTGCGACTCACAAGAGCAGCGTCCCGCGCCGAACCGAGCAAGCCGGCCTGTACGTAGCAACGGCGTTCTGTGATACCACTCGCGCGCGTGCCGTGGATATCGCTCGTGACGTAACGACGAGCTACTTCAAATTCATCATCGACCTGTACGCCCCTCTCGGTAAGAAGGGCTCTTACGAGTACCTGGACGGACGCATGCTGCGCTTGCTGGAGCATGAAGGCGACATGGACTTCCTGATCTCCGAGACCCCATCGGTAATGGTTGGTGATCCGGATGACTTCATCAAACGCATCCGTCAGCTTCAGCAGATGGGGATCGACGAAATACTGTTGCGCATCGATGGCATCCCCCACGAGGACATCATGCGCTCGATCGAACTGATCGGTCGCGAGGTGATGCCAGCCATCAATGGAGGTGCGAAATGA
- a CDS encoding flavin reductase family protein: MSQAQLQQPLEMPDIDLQVFKEAMADFPAAVTVITTWDDEGHPVGATLSAVSSLSATPPMMLACFDRKSKTLECLTRGKPFLIHVLGAGQEHLAMLFAGKSTDKFDGIAWKSGELGLPTLPGAACTLACEVADVLPGGDHLIVTGCIRHISHNTQQMPLLYHRRKMFAVPQAAAQP; encoded by the coding sequence ATGAGCCAGGCTCAGTTGCAGCAGCCCCTTGAGATGCCAGATATCGACCTGCAGGTTTTCAAGGAGGCGATGGCAGATTTTCCAGCAGCAGTCACAGTTATCACGACCTGGGATGACGAAGGCCATCCCGTGGGTGCCACCCTCTCTGCTGTCTCCTCGCTCTCGGCGACTCCACCCATGATGTTGGCGTGCTTTGACCGCAAATCGAAGACACTGGAATGCCTCACCCGGGGTAAGCCGTTTTTGATCCATGTGCTGGGTGCAGGACAAGAGCACCTGGCGATGCTGTTCGCCGGCAAGAGCACCGACAAGTTTGATGGCATCGCGTGGAAGTCGGGCGAACTGGGTCTGCCAACACTCCCGGGCGCGGCGTGCACACTGGCGTGTGAAGTCGCCGATGTTCTCCCCGGTGGGGATCACCTCATCGTTACCGGCTGCATCCGGCACATTTCGCATAACACGCAGCAGATGCCGCTTCTGTATCACCGCCGCAAGATGTTCGCCGTTCCACAAGCGGCCGCACAGCCATGA